The following are from one region of the bacterium genome:
- a CDS encoding plastocyanin encodes MAKPRTSQGSRRLPVAAFVGGVVFCVLACGSSEEPTVAVQDPVSARVDMYDNTFYPRVVRIPVGESVRWVNVGRNPHNAVADDWSWSTEADYGDLTMPAESEASVEFQEAGVFPYFCTFHGAPGGIAMAGVVVVGDVEFAEAESAGPSVVSVASGITRHVPEDYPTIQAGVDAASPGDLVLVDRGIYREEVLVTTPSLVIRGVDRNEVIVDGEFLRGNGVLVLADGVAIENMTARNAVQNGFFWTGITGYRASYLTAYNNGLYGVYAFDSTDGLFEHSWASGSPDSGFYVGQCQPCKMVIRHVISENNALGYSGTNSGGDLYIVSSIWRHNIAGIGPNTLDSELLPPQRRSTIVANLVVANGNPEAPTLPLTRPVLGMGIVLAGGLENVVERNLVVGHQDHGIVVMPNQHENFWPAKDNVIRKNIIRRSGRADLALAGPSSSGNCFEANDFETSAPPGLEVFHGCRGLRLPLGWDMLPSLAVLRRVDWANSPNFESSDYKVQPVPPDQPLMPGGVSAPVRPAVDVFEGLDFDLASAELPPEADAYQGGETPDSLLPDYARASAPGLLVSLLMRWSYYLPAVSALACLALGLAGRWRFGAGILVAGLLVSGILLMIGVRSLAGV; translated from the coding sequence ATGGCGAAACCCCGTACCAGCCAGGGCTCGCGTAGGCTCCCGGTCGCTGCCTTCGTCGGTGGCGTCGTGTTCTGTGTCTTGGCTTGTGGCTCTTCCGAGGAACCGACGGTCGCAGTCCAGGATCCGGTTTCGGCCCGTGTCGACATGTACGACAACACGTTCTACCCGCGAGTCGTGCGAATTCCCGTCGGCGAAAGTGTCCGTTGGGTGAACGTCGGACGCAACCCGCATAACGCCGTGGCGGACGATTGGTCGTGGTCCACGGAAGCAGACTACGGTGATCTCACGATGCCCGCGGAGTCCGAGGCATCGGTCGAGTTCCAGGAAGCAGGTGTCTTTCCGTATTTCTGTACGTTCCATGGTGCCCCCGGCGGAATCGCGATGGCTGGAGTCGTCGTCGTTGGCGATGTGGAATTCGCGGAGGCAGAGAGCGCAGGTCCGAGCGTCGTATCCGTGGCCTCGGGTATCACCCGGCACGTCCCAGAGGACTATCCGACCATTCAGGCGGGTGTGGACGCAGCCAGCCCTGGCGATCTGGTGCTGGTCGATCGGGGCATCTACCGCGAAGAGGTGCTGGTGACGACTCCGTCTCTGGTCATTCGCGGAGTCGATCGCAACGAAGTCATCGTCGACGGCGAGTTCTTGCGCGGAAACGGCGTGCTCGTGCTTGCGGATGGTGTGGCCATCGAGAACATGACGGCTCGGAATGCCGTCCAGAACGGATTCTTCTGGACCGGGATCACCGGGTATCGGGCGTCCTACCTGACGGCCTACAACAATGGGCTCTATGGCGTCTACGCATTCGATTCGACCGATGGCCTCTTCGAGCACTCATGGGCCTCGGGGTCTCCGGATTCCGGGTTCTATGTCGGGCAATGCCAGCCCTGCAAGATGGTGATCCGCCACGTCATTTCCGAGAACAACGCCCTCGGCTACTCCGGCACGAACTCGGGGGGCGACCTCTACATCGTCAGCTCGATCTGGAGACATAACATTGCGGGAATCGGGCCCAACACCCTGGACTCGGAGCTTCTGCCGCCGCAACGGAGATCGACGATCGTCGCCAACCTCGTCGTGGCCAACGGCAATCCGGAGGCACCGACGCTTCCGTTGACCCGGCCCGTCCTCGGGATGGGAATCGTTCTCGCCGGTGGCCTGGAAAACGTGGTCGAGCGGAATCTGGTCGTGGGTCATCAGGATCACGGGATCGTCGTCATGCCGAACCAGCACGAGAACTTCTGGCCCGCCAAGGACAATGTGATCCGGAAGAACATCATCCGGCGTTCTGGCCGTGCGGACCTCGCGCTCGCCGGCCCCTCGAGCAGCGGGAATTGCTTCGAGGCCAACGATTTCGAGACGAGTGCTCCGCCAGGGCTGGAGGTCTTTCACGGCTGTCGGGGGCTACGCCTTCCGCTCGGCTGGGACATGCTGCCCAGTCTGGCCGTCCTTCGTCGGGTCGACTGGGCAAATAGTCCGAACTTCGAGTCCTCGGACTACAAGGTGCAACCCGTACCACCCGATCAGCCGCTCATGCCCGGCGGCGTTTCCGCGCCGGTCCGGCCCGCCGTGGATGTCTTCGAGGGGCTCGACTTCGATCTCGCTTCGGCGGAGCTGCCTCCGGAGGCCGACGCCTATCAGGGCGGAGAGACACCGGATTCCCTCCTTCCCGACTACGCGCGGGCCAGTGCACCCGGCCTTCTGGTCTCCCTGCTGATGCGTTGGTCGTACTACCTCCCGGCAGTCTCTGCTCTTGCCTGCCTGGCGCTCGGCCTGGCAGGGAGGTGGCGATTCGGGGCTGGCATCCTCGTGGCGGGATTGCTCGTCAGCGGGATCCTGCTGATGATCGGTGTCCGAAGCCTGGCGGGTGTGTAG
- a CDS encoding multicopper oxidase domain-containing protein, whose translation MRRRDLMRLLLGGGVAAGTGLAGARAQADAYADDAATGMHEMPAPVVQSGYGGDADPPARLGAKALDALSIPPPPEFSKPGRVREVSLWVNERPIEVAQGKTFAAWTYNDRVPGPLIRATEGDELLIHFRNTGMHPHNVHFHGRHAVSQDGWQPVPAGASETYRFRAGPAGLHPYHCHALPVSRHIAKGLYGALIVDPTTPRAPAHEFNLVLCGFDLDGDGRNELYAWNGVAGFFARFPIKVPAGELVRLYITNMVSGDPVASFHLHAETFDVYRTGTSLEPDEHTDVVTLAQAERAIVEFRLPERGRYMFHPHQVHMAERGAMGWFSAI comes from the coding sequence GTGAGGCGTCGCGATCTCATGCGGCTCCTGCTCGGCGGCGGCGTCGCAGCGGGGACGGGCCTGGCAGGCGCGCGAGCACAGGCCGACGCGTACGCCGATGACGCCGCAACCGGGATGCACGAGATGCCCGCCCCCGTCGTCCAGTCCGGCTACGGAGGTGACGCGGATCCGCCTGCCCGACTGGGCGCAAAGGCGCTCGATGCCCTGTCGATACCACCGCCTCCCGAATTTTCCAAGCCCGGCCGTGTGCGCGAGGTGTCACTCTGGGTGAACGAGCGACCGATCGAGGTCGCCCAGGGAAAGACATTTGCCGCATGGACATACAATGATCGCGTGCCGGGCCCGCTGATTCGGGCCACCGAGGGCGACGAACTCCTGATCCATTTCCGGAACACGGGGATGCATCCCCACAATGTGCATTTCCATGGACGGCATGCCGTAAGCCAGGATGGCTGGCAGCCCGTTCCAGCTGGCGCATCCGAAACGTATCGCTTTCGGGCCGGCCCGGCCGGGCTCCATCCCTACCATTGCCATGCGCTTCCGGTTTCACGGCATATCGCGAAGGGGCTCTACGGCGCATTGATCGTCGATCCGACCACACCAAGGGCTCCGGCCCACGAATTCAATCTCGTGCTATGCGGCTTCGATCTGGATGGCGACGGGCGAAACGAGCTCTATGCATGGAACGGAGTTGCGGGCTTCTTCGCACGCTTTCCAATCAAAGTCCCCGCCGGTGAGCTCGTCCGGCTCTACATCACGAACATGGTGAGCGGAGATCCTGTCGCTTCGTTCCATCTGCACGCCGAGACCTTCGATGTCTACAGGACGGGGACGAGCCTCGAGCCGGACGAGCACACGGACGTCGTGACCCTCGCTCAAGCCGAGCGGGCGATCGTCGAGTTCCGTTTGCCCGAGCGAGGCCGCTACATGTTTCATCCCCACCAGGTGCACATGGCTGAACGAGGGGCGATGGGCTGGTTCTCTGCGATCTGA